Below is a window of Halarcobacter anaerophilus DNA.
CAAGAGAGTTTGCTACTTCTGACGAACTTTATACAAGATGGGAACAAGAGTTTATTATAAAAATGTATGAAGAGGGACTTTTATATAGAAAATCAACAAATGTAAATTGGTGTCCTCATGATTTAACCGTATTGGCAAATGAGCAGATTGAAGAGGGGTGCTGCTGGAGATGCGGAACTCCTGTAATCCAAAAAGAGATGCCCGGTTATTACATAGCTATTACTAAGTATGCTCAAGAGTTGTTAGATGATTTAAAAACTTTAGAAGGACAATGGCCTTCACAAGTTTTAACTATGCAAGAGAATTGGATAGGAAGAAGTGAAGGTTTAGAGTTTAGTTTTGAACTCTCTAAAGAGTCAAGATACAAATTAGATAAACAGTTTGATTCATATAAAGTTTTTACAACTAGACCCGATACGATTTACGGAATCTCTTATTCTGCTTTGGCTCCTGAACATCCTATAGTTAAATATATAGTAGAAAACAAACTTTTAAGTGATAGCAAAATTGAAGCAATTAAAGCTATGCAAAAAGTTAGCGAAAGAGATAGAGCAACAATGCCAAAAGAGGGAGTATCTTTAGAAATAGAAGTTATTCACCCTTTAACTGCTCAAAAAATTCCTGTTTGGGTTGCCAATTTTGTTCTAAGTTCATACGGTGGAGGTGCCGTAATGGCAGTTCCTGCGCATGACGAAAGAGACTTTGAGTTTGCCAAAGAGTATGATTTACCTATAAAACAAGTGATTGTAGGAGATTCGGGATTAATTGAAAATATGACTGAGGCTTATACAGGTGAGGGTAAATTAATAAATTCTGAAGGTTTTTCAGGACTTAAAAATACAAAAGCAAAAAAATCGATAATCTATCATTTTGAACAAAACTCTTTAGGTTCAAAACAGATTAATTTCAAACTAAGAGACTGGGGAGTTTCAAGACAGAGATACTGGGGGGCTCCTATTCCTTTTGTTCATTGTGAAGATTGTGGATTGGTTCCTGAAAAAAGTGAAAATCTGCCTATTTCTCTTCCTGAAGATGTTGAAATAACAGGAGAAGGAAATCCTTTAGATACTCATCCTACTTGGAAACATTGTAAATGTCCAAAATGCGGTAAAGATGCAATAAGAGAGACAGATACTCTTGATACTTTCGTGCAATCATCTTGGTATTTTTTAAGATATGCAACAAATCCAAAAAAATGGACTAAAGAGGGAGTTTCAAAAAAAGACAGCGATTATTGGATGGATGTAGATCAATATATCGGTGGAATTGAACATGCAATTTTACACCTTTTATATGCAAGATTTTTTACAAAAGTTTTAAATGATTTGGGATATACGAACTCAAGAGAACCTTTCAAAAGACTGTTAACGCAAGGAATGGTTTTAAAAGACGGTGCAAAAATGTCTAAATCAAAAGGAAATGTTGTAGATCCTGATTTAATTGTAGATAAATACGGTGCAGATACGGCTAGACTTTTTATCCTTTTTGCAGCTCCTCCTACAAAAGAGTTAGAGTGGAATGACAGTGCCGTTGACGGAGCTTTTAAATTTATTAAAAGATTTGCGGACAGAAGTTCTAATGTTACATTTAAAGCTGTAGAAAACTTTAAAAACATAAATCACTCTGCACTTTCAAAAGATGAAAAAGAGGCTAGAAGAAAAGTTTATGAGGCTTTACAAAAATCAAATGACGTATTTAATAAAACCTACGCTTTTAATACTTTAATTGCAGCTTCGATGGAAGCTATGAACGCACTTCAAGCACAAAACAACGAACTTGTTTGGGCAGAAGGTTATTATATTTTAACAAATATTTTAGAACCTATTATCCCTCATCTATCTTGGGAACTTGCAACTAAACTTTTCAAAAGAGAAAATTTTAATGATAAAATTGAAGTAAAAGATGAAGTTTTTGAACTTGATTCGATTACTCTTGCTGTTACAATTAACGGTAAAAAAAGATGCGAAGTTGAAATCTCGGCTGATGCTTCAAAAGATGAGATTTTAACAACGGCAAAAAATAGTGCCTCTAAATGGTTAGAAGGCAAAGAGTTGATAAAAGAGATTGTAGTACCGAATAAATTGGTAAATTTGGTTGTAAAGGGTTAAGATGAGACTAAGTCGTTTACTGATTCTTATTTCATTGATTTTTATAATTTCAGGATGTGGATATAAGCCAGCTACTTATTACACTAAAAAAGAGCTAAAAGGAAAAGTCTTTGTAAATCTAAAGATAAACTTGGAAGATCCTAGAAATGTCGTATTAATAAAAGATGCAATGAATGAAATATTAGTACATAGACTTGGTTCAAAAATCGTTGATGATCCCGCGCAGGCTGATACCATTATGAACTTAGATTTGCAAAGAGTAAATATGGGGGTTGTTCAAGAAGATACTCAAGGGTACAGTAAAGTATATAAAGCAACCGTAACAGTTCATGTTGATTATAAAAATGATACAAGAAGCGGAAGCTTTAGTGTAACAGGAGAGAATGACTTCCCTATAGATACCGTTGACGGTGCTATTACGGATTCAAATAGATTCCAAGGTATCAAAGAAGCAGCTAGCAAAGCTTTAGAAGAGGTAATTTCTAAACTGGCGATAAACTCTTTTAAAAAGTAGATTATGTTGGATTTTAAAACTGCTTGCTTAAGTGATATTTTAAGTCATAAAACTATGTATTATGATGAGATTGATTTTTCCATTGTTAAAAAATCCTGGGATATCTTATCTAAATATATAAAAATACCTTTTATTATACATATAGTAGGAACAAACGGGAAAGGAAGTACAGGCAGATTTTTAGCCCACTATTTACATAAAAAATCTTTTAAGATTTTGCATTATAGTTCTCCTCATATTCTGAAATTTAATGAAAGAATTTGGATAAACGGAAAAGACAGTTTAGATTTTGAATTAAACTATGCAAGTAGAAAAATTCAAAAATATCTGCCTCTTTATCTTTTAGAAAAACTTACATATTTTGAATATACAACTCTTTTAGCTCTTGTTTTATCAGACGGTTTAGATTATTTGGTACTTGAAGCAGGGCTTGGAGGAGAATTTGATGCAACAAACGTAGTTCCTGCTGATATCTCTTTAATTACGACTATAGGTTTAGATCATCAAAATTTTCTAGGAAACAGCATAAAAGAGATTGCAAAAACAAAAATGAGAGCAGCCGATAAAAAAATGTTTATAGGTTATCAAGTTTTTGACGAAGTTTATGATGTGGCAAAAGAAGTAAAAAAAGAGTTAAAAGAAGAGTTTGACAGAGATATTCTTATTAAAAAAGTTGAAAATTTTGAAGAGTCTAATTTAAATAAAAAATTTCCTCTTTTTTTAAGAAGAAATCTTCATCTTGTAATAGAGACTCTAAAAGAGCTTGGTATTGAGATAGATGAAAAACTTTTTGATGATGTAAAACTTTTCGGACGTTGCCAAAAAATAGCTTCTAATATTACAGTAGATGTGGGACATAACCCTTTAGCCGCACAAGTGTTGTTAAAAGAGTTTGAAAATAAAAAAGTGAGTCTTATATATAATTCATATAAAGATAAAGATTATAAAGAGGTCTTAAAAATCTTAAAACCTATAATATCTGAAATAAGAATTATAGATTTGGATGATAAAAGGGTTGTTGATAAAAATAATTTATTAGATATTTGTAATAAATTGAATATAATAATTAATACTAATAATGAAATAAGTGATGATAAAGAGTATTTGGTATTCGGTTCATTTTTAGTAGTTGAAAAATTTTTGAAAGATTTAAGTTTTGATGAAAAATAGATTAATAATTACCATCTCTGATGTTCGTAGTACAAGATCTTATAATGTACATCAGATAATAAAAAAAGTCGCATTGATTATAGTTTTAGTCGTATTGTTAATAATCGCTATCTCTTTTTGGTTTATTTCGGAATTAAATGACAATGTTGACACTTTGAAAGAGGAAAAAGAACAAGAGATTCAAAAAAAAGAGCAACAAATCTCTGTTTTAGTAGAAAAAGAAAAAAAACTTCAAGCACAAAATCATTTTTATTCTATGCAGATAAAAGGGAAAGTAGAGGATATAAACGCTCTAAGTTCAAAACTCGATCATATTGAGGAAATGATAGGTCTTAGAAGCGATAATGAGAAAAAAGAAGAGATAACACAAGAAACATTAAAATCAATAAATGATAGAATAAAAATGTATATGTTAACAACAATGCCTAGCGGTTCACCTCTAAGAGAGACTACAATCACTTCTTCTTTTGGATATAGAATACATCCTGTAACAAAAAAGAAAAAATTTCACAGAGGAATAGATTTAAGAGCTAAAAGAAAAACAGAAGTTTTTGCAACAGGAGATGGTGTTGTAAGTTTTGCAAGAGCTAATGACACAGGCGGTTTTGGACGGGTAATTAAAATCAGACACAATTTTGGTTTTGAAACAGTGTATGCCCACTTAAATAAAATCTATGTAAAAACAGGTGATATTATAAGAAAAAATCAAAAAATCGGTTTAAGTGGAAACAGCGGTAGAAGTACGGCTCCGCATTTACACTATGAAGTCAGATACGGCTCTAGGATTTTAAATCCAAATCAATTTATAAAATGGCAGTTAGGAAATTTTTATACTATCTTTAAAAAAGAGAGGAGAGTTCGATGGGAATCTTTGGTAAGGCTAATAAACGAACAGTCAAAAATGGTGCGACGGTAATTGCCCATGGGACTTGCATAATCGGCGGTATAACTACCGAAGGAAGTGTGCATATCGACGGAAAGTTTGAAGGGGTTATATTAGAAGCAGATTTAATCTCTATAGGAAAAACCGGTGAAGTAATCGGTGATATAAAAGCAAACAATTTAATTGTAAGCGGACTTTTAGACGGTAAAATAGACTGTAATCAGGTTCAGATTCTATCAGAAGGTAAAGTCATCGGAAATATGAAGTACAATGAACTCATAATAGAAGAAGACGGAAAATTTGAAGGGCAAGGCATTAGAAAAGGTTCTAATCTAACAAGTAAATATGATGAAGTTGAAAATAAAATCAATAACATAATATTAAGTCCTGCACAACAAATTAAACATGAATCCAACAATTCATGAACGGTTAGAAGCGCTCTATTCTCAAAAGAATGAGATTGAAAAAGAGATTGCAAAACTTGAGGAAGAGTTAAAAAAACAGACCTATTATAACCTAAAAAGAAAACTCTCAAAAGATGAAAAAATTCAACTTTTTGAAGAACTCTTTGTAAATAGAAAAGATATATATGCCAGAAAATGGATTAGTAAAGATAGAATAAAACAGAGATTTTTTCCCGTTACTCAAACTTTTAAAGGCAGTGATTTCATCCCTATTACAAATAAAGATTTGGAACTGCATTTAAGGGGACAAATCCATCTTGCTTCATATTTAATAGATGAACAAAACAGAGTAAAATTTATAGTTTTAGAAATTTTACCAAAAGATATCCAACGTTTATTAGATACTTTTTCTCTTTTAAAAGAGGACTTTTTATTTGAATACAGCTCTTACGGTTCAGTTTATGTTTGGCTCTTTTTTGAAACAAAAACAAGCAGTAAAGATGCCAGAAAATTTGCCCAATATATTTTAAGAAAATCAAATATAAACGCAAAAATCTATCCCAACAAAGATTTTTCCACAAAAGCCGGTTTAGAAGAACCTATTGAAATTCCTCTGCACTTAGGCTTTAGAAATGAAAACAAAACAGTCTTTTTTGACCCTGTTACGAAAAAAGTCTATACGGATCAGTGGAAAGTTTTATTAAATATAAAAAAAATATCTTCTCAAACATTGAATAAATATTTGGATTTTGAATCGGTTAATAATACAAGTTTTATTTTAGAGGATATACAAATACCTCCTTTTAAACTGAATATCAAGCTATATGATTTTTTATATATTCCGACAAAAGATTTATCAAAAAGTTTTATTAACAAATTAAAAAGTTTTGCAACTTTTGATAACCCTCAGGTAAAAGTTCTCTTAAAGTTAAGAAAACCTTTATATAACACTCCAAGAGTAATAAAAAATTTTGAAGAAGATGAAGTCTATTTAAAACTTCCAAGAGGTTTGATTTATAAAGTTGAAGAGTTCTTTAAAGAGTATAGTGTAAATTATATCATTGAAAATAAAACTTATCTGGAAAAAATTGAGACAAAAAAAATAAAATTTGAATTAAGAGAAGAACAAGAAGAGGCAATTAAGGCTATTAATAAAAATGATTTTTGTATTTGTGTTGCTCCTCCGGGTTTTGGAAAGACCTTAATTGGAGCAAAAATGTTTGAACTAAGAGCTTGCAGCACTTTAATAATAGTAAATAAAAATATGCTTTTAAGTCAATGGATAGAGAGATTTGTGGATTATTTTGCTTATGATAAAAAAGATATCGGATATCTAGGAAAAGGGAAAAACAAACTAAACGGAAAAATAGATGTAGCTACAATGCAAAGTCTTAAAAATTCTCCTGAAATTATAAATGAATACTCTTTTGTAATAGTTGACGAATGCCACCATATCCCGGCAGTTACCTTTGAACAAATCGTTAAAAACTTTTTTGGAAGATATATCTTAGGTCTAAGTGCCACTCCAAATAGAAAAGACGGCTTACAGCCGATACTCTTTGAACAACTTGGAAAAATAGCTTATGAGTACAAAAGTAAAAGAAGTGTCAAAAATCATCTAAAAATAATAAGAACGGATTTTACAAGTAATTGTGAAACTTATGCAGAACTTATTAATGAAATTTCAAGGGATGAAAAAAGAAACAATCTTATTATCGAGCAAATTTTATTAAATAAAAAAAGGAAAATTTTACTTTTAACTGATAGAATAGAACATATAAATATTTTAGAACAAAAACTTTCAAGTATGGATATTGATTTTGTTTCGATACACGGAAGCATAAGTAAAAAAGAGCAAGAAGAGAAGATGGCACAAATCGAACAAAAAAGTTTGATACTGGCTACTACTTCATATTTCGGGGAAGGAATAGATTTTCCTCATTTAAATACAATTATTTTTGCGACACCTATATCATATTACGGAAGATTAGTTCAATATTTAGGAAGAATAGGAAGAGGAAATCAAGAGTGTCTGGCAATAGATTTCCTAGATCATAAAAATGCAATGCTTAATTCTGCTTACAAAAAAAGAGTAGAAGGGTATAAGCAGATGCACTATATCTAAAGTTGAGGTTAAAATGTTAGGGATTATTGTTTGGACTTTGTTTATTGCAATTATTGTAAATCTTGTATTAAAAAAAGTTCATCTTCCGACTATTATAGGTTATATTATAACAGGAACGATAATCGCTTATGTTTTTGATCTGCATAATGCCGTAAATAATCATGACTTAAAAGAGATTGCCGAATTCGGTGTAGTCTTTTTGATGTTTACCATTGGATTGGAGTTCTCTATTAGTCATCTAAAACAGATGCGAAGAGAGGTCTTTTTCACAGGTAGTCTGCAAATTATCGTAACTACTATATTTGTAACTCTTATTTGTATGTTTGTTTTGGGCTTTGATTTTAAAACTTCTTTAGTAATAGGTGCGGCCTTGTCTTTGTCTTCTACGGCAATCGTACTTAAAACCTATAATGAAACAAATGATATTAAAAAAAGGCATGGACAAAGAGTTTTAGGAATATTAATAATGCAGGATATTGCAGTTATTCCTATTTTATTAATGATCTCTTTTTTTACTTCAAACGGTGAGCATGATGTTATAAGACTTATTTTTAATACGGCAGTTGCCGCATTTATTCTTATAGCTCTACTCTATCTTGTAGGAAGATATCTTTTAGAACCTTTTTTTGAACATGTAACCAAAGCAGAATCCGATGAACTTTTTGTAGCTTCTGTTTTGCTTGTTGCAATAGGAGCTTCATATCTTGCCCATTATTTCGGATTTACTTACTCTTTAGGAGCTTTTGTAGCAGGTATGATGATTAGTGAGACAAAGTTTAAACATCAAGTAGAAGCAGACCTGACACCTTTTAGAAATCTTCTTTTGGGAGTCTTCTTTATTACTGTAGGAATGCAGATAAACTTCTCCGTAATTGCACAAAATATTCTTATAATCTTAATACTTCTTCCCACTTTGCTGCTTATTAAATATTTGATAATCTATTTAATAGTAAGAATCGACGATACAAAAAGAGTTGCTTTTAAAACAGCTTTATCTTTGATTCAAATAGGGGAATTCTCTTTGGCTGTACTTGAACTTGCAAGAAGTTCCAATCTGATAAATCCTACATATTCACAGATTTTGATAGTAACCATAGTAATATCTATGATTTTAACACCTATTATTTTAAAAAATCTCTCTAAGTTTGCGGGAAAATTACTTCCTGAAGATCCTTTGAGTATAGCAAATACTTACAATATAGATAAAGATACAAAAGGTCATGTTGTAGTTATAGGTTATGGACATTTAGGTCAAGAAATTGCAGCTAATTTAAGACTTGACGGACATGAATA
It encodes the following:
- the leuS gene encoding leucine--tRNA ligase, encoding MEYNPKEIETKWQNYWKENDSFEPQEDYKKDKKYILSMFPYPSGRIHMGHVRNYCLGDAFARYFRKADFNVLHPIGWDSFGMPAENAAIKHKLHPKKWTYENIDYMRDELRALGLSFSTTREFATSDELYTRWEQEFIIKMYEEGLLYRKSTNVNWCPHDLTVLANEQIEEGCCWRCGTPVIQKEMPGYYIAITKYAQELLDDLKTLEGQWPSQVLTMQENWIGRSEGLEFSFELSKESRYKLDKQFDSYKVFTTRPDTIYGISYSALAPEHPIVKYIVENKLLSDSKIEAIKAMQKVSERDRATMPKEGVSLEIEVIHPLTAQKIPVWVANFVLSSYGGGAVMAVPAHDERDFEFAKEYDLPIKQVIVGDSGLIENMTEAYTGEGKLINSEGFSGLKNTKAKKSIIYHFEQNSLGSKQINFKLRDWGVSRQRYWGAPIPFVHCEDCGLVPEKSENLPISLPEDVEITGEGNPLDTHPTWKHCKCPKCGKDAIRETDTLDTFVQSSWYFLRYATNPKKWTKEGVSKKDSDYWMDVDQYIGGIEHAILHLLYARFFTKVLNDLGYTNSREPFKRLLTQGMVLKDGAKMSKSKGNVVDPDLIVDKYGADTARLFILFAAPPTKELEWNDSAVDGAFKFIKRFADRSSNVTFKAVENFKNINHSALSKDEKEARRKVYEALQKSNDVFNKTYAFNTLIAASMEAMNALQAQNNELVWAEGYYILTNILEPIIPHLSWELATKLFKRENFNDKIEVKDEVFELDSITLAVTINGKKRCEVEISADASKDEILTTAKNSASKWLEGKELIKEIVVPNKLVNLVVKG
- the lptE gene encoding LPS assembly lipoprotein LptE translates to MRLSRLLILISLIFIISGCGYKPATYYTKKELKGKVFVNLKINLEDPRNVVLIKDAMNEILVHRLGSKIVDDPAQADTIMNLDLQRVNMGVVQEDTQGYSKVYKATVTVHVDYKNDTRSGSFSVTGENDFPIDTVDGAITDSNRFQGIKEAASKALEEVISKLAINSFKK
- a CDS encoding bifunctional folylpolyglutamate synthase/dihydrofolate synthase — translated: MLDFKTACLSDILSHKTMYYDEIDFSIVKKSWDILSKYIKIPFIIHIVGTNGKGSTGRFLAHYLHKKSFKILHYSSPHILKFNERIWINGKDSLDFELNYASRKIQKYLPLYLLEKLTYFEYTTLLALVLSDGLDYLVLEAGLGGEFDATNVVPADISLITTIGLDHQNFLGNSIKEIAKTKMRAADKKMFIGYQVFDEVYDVAKEVKKELKEEFDRDILIKKVENFEESNLNKKFPLFLRRNLHLVIETLKELGIEIDEKLFDDVKLFGRCQKIASNITVDVGHNPLAAQVLLKEFENKKVSLIYNSYKDKDYKEVLKILKPIISEIRIIDLDDKRVVDKNNLLDICNKLNIIINTNNEISDDKEYLVFGSFLVVEKFLKDLSFDEK
- a CDS encoding M23 family metallopeptidase, whose product is MKNRLIITISDVRSTRSYNVHQIIKKVALIIVLVVLLIIAISFWFISELNDNVDTLKEEKEQEIQKKEQQISVLVEKEKKLQAQNHFYSMQIKGKVEDINALSSKLDHIEEMIGLRSDNEKKEEITQETLKSINDRIKMYMLTTMPSGSPLRETTITSSFGYRIHPVTKKKKFHRGIDLRAKRKTEVFATGDGVVSFARANDTGGFGRVIKIRHNFGFETVYAHLNKIYVKTGDIIRKNQKIGLSGNSGRSTAPHLHYEVRYGSRILNPNQFIKWQLGNFYTIFKKERRVRWESLVRLINEQSKMVRR
- a CDS encoding bactofilin family protein, whose amino-acid sequence is MGIFGKANKRTVKNGATVIAHGTCIIGGITTEGSVHIDGKFEGVILEADLISIGKTGEVIGDIKANNLIVSGLLDGKIDCNQVQILSEGKVIGNMKYNELIIEEDGKFEGQGIRKGSNLTSKYDEVENKINNIILSPAQQIKHESNNS
- a CDS encoding DEAD/DEAH box helicase, coding for MNPTIHERLEALYSQKNEIEKEIAKLEEELKKQTYYNLKRKLSKDEKIQLFEELFVNRKDIYARKWISKDRIKQRFFPVTQTFKGSDFIPITNKDLELHLRGQIHLASYLIDEQNRVKFIVLEILPKDIQRLLDTFSLLKEDFLFEYSSYGSVYVWLFFETKTSSKDARKFAQYILRKSNINAKIYPNKDFSTKAGLEEPIEIPLHLGFRNENKTVFFDPVTKKVYTDQWKVLLNIKKISSQTLNKYLDFESVNNTSFILEDIQIPPFKLNIKLYDFLYIPTKDLSKSFINKLKSFATFDNPQVKVLLKLRKPLYNTPRVIKNFEEDEVYLKLPRGLIYKVEEFFKEYSVNYIIENKTYLEKIETKKIKFELREEQEEAIKAINKNDFCICVAPPGFGKTLIGAKMFELRACSTLIIVNKNMLLSQWIERFVDYFAYDKKDIGYLGKGKNKLNGKIDVATMQSLKNSPEIINEYSFVIVDECHHIPAVTFEQIVKNFFGRYILGLSATPNRKDGLQPILFEQLGKIAYEYKSKRSVKNHLKIIRTDFTSNCETYAELINEISRDEKRNNLIIEQILLNKKRKILLLTDRIEHINILEQKLSSMDIDFVSIHGSISKKEQEEKMAQIEQKSLILATTSYFGEGIDFPHLNTIIFATPISYYGRLVQYLGRIGRGNQECLAIDFLDHKNAMLNSAYKKRVEGYKQMHYI
- a CDS encoding cation:proton antiporter, producing MLGIIVWTLFIAIIVNLVLKKVHLPTIIGYIITGTIIAYVFDLHNAVNNHDLKEIAEFGVVFLMFTIGLEFSISHLKQMRREVFFTGSLQIIVTTIFVTLICMFVLGFDFKTSLVIGAALSLSSTAIVLKTYNETNDIKKRHGQRVLGILIMQDIAVIPILLMISFFTSNGEHDVIRLIFNTAVAAFILIALLYLVGRYLLEPFFEHVTKAESDELFVASVLLVAIGASYLAHYFGFTYSLGAFVAGMMISETKFKHQVEADLTPFRNLLLGVFFITVGMQINFSVIAQNILIILILLPTLLLIKYLIIYLIVRIDDTKRVAFKTALSLIQIGEFSLAVLELARSSNLINPTYSQILIVTIVISMILTPIILKNLSKFAGKLLPEDPLSIANTYNIDKDTKGHVVVIGYGHLGQEIAANLRLDGHEYVIVEHNLKYFEMGYLDDEPIIFGNAAHKHILESVNIRQACAVIVAIDNPEKVHLVCEVINDLTHNTKTIVKVTRFSEKEELQNLHLEHIIVEDDIVARALVEETKECKVDFVEEENKKKQ